In Arthrobacter sp. QXT-31, one genomic interval encodes:
- a CDS encoding cytochrome c oxidase subunit 4 produces the protein MRIESWIFGAGVFFFVPVSIIYGFLTNWSEWVGILGILLVGGLAGMIGAYLGFTGKRVGMRPEDRADAEIHEGAGEQGHFSPWSWWPLVLGLACAAGFLGLAVGFWIVFIAGGMALVALVGWVYEYSRGDHAH, from the coding sequence ATGAGAATCGAGTCATGGATTTTTGGGGCAGGAGTTTTCTTCTTCGTTCCGGTTTCGATCATCTACGGCTTCCTCACCAACTGGTCTGAGTGGGTCGGCATCCTGGGCATCCTCCTTGTAGGCGGCCTGGCAGGCATGATCGGTGCCTACCTCGGGTTCACCGGCAAGCGCGTGGGCATGCGCCCCGAGGACCGTGCGGACGCTGAAATCCACGAAGGTGCCGGCGAGCAGGGCCACTTCAGCCCCTGGAGCTGGTGGCCGCTGGTTCTCGGCCTCGCCTGCGCGGCAGGATTCCTCGGCCTGGCCGTGGGTTTCTGGATCGTCTTCATCGCCGGCGGCATGGCGCTGGTGGCCCTCGTAGGCTGGGTCTACGAGTACAGCCGCGGAGACCACGCACACTAG
- a CDS encoding HPr family phosphocarrier protein, whose product MPVRKAIVSAAIGLHARPAAVFVRAVTETGLPVTIRKDGIDAVDARSLLEVMTADFNYGCEVELAVKEAALPAGRSLGEAEAALAGLVDLLASQKAS is encoded by the coding sequence TTGCCCGTTCGTAAGGCAATAGTTTCTGCGGCCATCGGCCTGCATGCCCGGCCCGCAGCGGTGTTCGTCCGCGCGGTCACGGAGACAGGGTTGCCGGTGACCATCCGCAAGGACGGCATTGACGCCGTCGATGCCCGGTCCCTGCTCGAGGTCATGACTGCCGACTTCAACTACGGCTGTGAGGTCGAGCTCGCGGTCAAAGAAGCGGCCCTCCCTGCCGGCAGGAGCCTCGGTGAAGCCGAGGCCGCCCTTGCAGGCCTCGTGGATCTGCTGGCATCGCAGAAGGCCAGCTGA
- a CDS encoding GntR family transcriptional regulator, with protein sequence MAANVAAIAGEIDRTSGTPIYVQLREILRSYIATSCPPGSALPSERDLAERFGLARMTVRQAIDALVGEEVIDRVVGLGTFVRKPKLDLQVKLTSYSEEMQRRGMVPAAKVLSFEQIAASAFLARELQLEEGTPLVRFRRLLLADNEPMSVDENFIPAHRVPGLLDGEPPTSLYNVLSEQFGLVMEWGEDMIEATAASPSTARLLNVEIGAPLLKIQRHAFVARAMVDYSVSYYRADRYKLWVPLQRPGVRPTRNYASGYRQQ encoded by the coding sequence GTGGCTGCTAACGTAGCCGCCATTGCCGGTGAAATCGACCGGACCAGCGGGACCCCCATTTACGTTCAGCTCCGCGAGATCCTCAGGAGCTACATTGCAACGTCGTGCCCGCCGGGCTCGGCGCTGCCTTCCGAGCGGGACCTGGCCGAGCGCTTCGGCCTGGCCCGGATGACCGTTCGCCAGGCCATCGACGCCCTGGTGGGGGAGGAGGTCATCGATCGTGTGGTCGGCCTGGGCACTTTCGTCCGGAAACCCAAGCTGGACCTGCAGGTCAAGCTGACCTCCTACAGCGAAGAGATGCAGCGCCGCGGCATGGTGCCGGCGGCGAAGGTCCTGAGCTTCGAGCAGATCGCCGCCAGCGCCTTCCTGGCCCGCGAACTGCAGCTGGAGGAGGGAACGCCCCTGGTGCGGTTCCGGCGCCTTCTGCTGGCCGATAACGAGCCGATGAGCGTGGATGAAAACTTCATCCCTGCCCACCGGGTGCCGGGGCTGCTCGACGGCGAACCGCCGACGTCGCTGTACAACGTCCTGAGTGAGCAGTTCGGGCTGGTCATGGAATGGGGCGAGGACATGATCGAGGCCACGGCTGCATCACCTTCCACCGCCCGTCTGCTCAATGTGGAGATCGGGGCGCCGCTGCTGAAGATCCAGCGGCATGCCTTCGTTGCCCGGGCCATGGTGGACTACTCCGTGTCCTACTACCGGGCGGACCGGTACAAGCTGTGGGTGCCGCTGCAGCGCCCCGGCGTACGGCCTACCCGCAACTACGCGTCGGGTTACCGGCAGCAGTAG
- the qcrB gene encoding cytochrome bc1 complex cytochrome b subunit — MSAASTAEAPAYVANTKVGRFTDFVDERVGGSGILREFGRKVFPDHWSFMFGEVALYSFVVLLMSGTFLTFFFDPSMAETHYNGSYTPLKNVEMSVAYSSSLDISFDVRGGLFMRQVHHWAALLFVASVAVHMLRVFFTGAFRKPREMNWVVGGVLLILAMAAGFTGYSLPDDLLSGNGLRIIDGVIKSIPVIGTYISFFLFGGEFPGTVIIGRLYTLHILLVPALILLMIVIHLFMVVVHKHTQYPGPGRNDHNVVGYPLGPVYAAKAGGFFFIVFGVIALMAAFFTINPIWNYGPYDPSPVSAGTQPDWYIGWVDGALRLMPGVINDFHFEYVIFGQVLTLNVLLPALVPAGIVFTVLFTYPWIERWITKDNREHHVLDRPRNAPTRTAIGMAGFTFYCVMWAAASSDLIATHFHVSLNDVTYWLRALFFLGPIIAFVVTKRVALALQRKDREIALHGRETGRIVRLPHGEFIEVHAPLDEYKRYKLVGFESPAPIPAQPNEHGVVTRKENRRAKLSRWFFEDRVAPATPAELEAGHGHHEAVEAGGGQKTLSH, encoded by the coding sequence ATGAGCGCAGCATCAACAGCTGAAGCCCCCGCGTACGTAGCCAACACCAAAGTCGGACGCTTCACTGATTTCGTCGACGAGCGCGTCGGCGGATCGGGAATCCTCCGCGAATTCGGCCGCAAGGTCTTTCCGGACCACTGGTCCTTCATGTTCGGCGAGGTGGCGCTGTACTCCTTCGTCGTCCTGCTGATGTCCGGTACGTTCCTGACATTCTTCTTCGACCCGTCCATGGCGGAGACGCACTACAACGGCTCGTACACGCCGCTGAAGAACGTTGAAATGTCCGTGGCCTACAGCTCGTCGCTGGACATCTCCTTCGACGTCCGTGGCGGCCTGTTCATGCGCCAGGTCCACCACTGGGCAGCCCTGCTGTTCGTGGCCTCTGTCGCGGTCCACATGCTCCGCGTGTTCTTCACCGGCGCATTCCGCAAGCCCCGTGAGATGAACTGGGTGGTGGGCGGCGTCCTGCTGATCCTGGCCATGGCGGCCGGCTTCACCGGCTACTCCCTCCCCGATGACCTGCTGTCCGGCAACGGCCTGCGCATCATCGACGGCGTGATCAAGTCGATCCCCGTGATCGGCACCTACATCTCGTTCTTCCTCTTTGGCGGCGAGTTCCCGGGCACGGTCATCATCGGCCGTCTGTACACGCTGCACATCCTGCTGGTGCCGGCCCTGATCCTGCTGATGATCGTCATCCACCTCTTCATGGTTGTCGTGCACAAGCACACCCAGTACCCCGGCCCGGGCCGCAACGACCACAACGTCGTCGGCTACCCCCTGGGCCCGGTTTACGCTGCGAAGGCCGGCGGGTTCTTCTTCATCGTGTTCGGTGTCATCGCCCTCATGGCGGCGTTCTTCACCATCAACCCGATCTGGAACTACGGTCCGTACGACCCCTCCCCCGTGTCCGCAGGCACCCAGCCTGACTGGTACATCGGCTGGGTTGACGGCGCCCTGCGCCTGATGCCGGGTGTGATCAACGACTTCCACTTCGAATACGTGATCTTCGGCCAGGTGCTCACTCTGAACGTGCTGCTTCCGGCCCTCGTGCCCGCAGGCATCGTGTTCACCGTGCTGTTCACCTACCCGTGGATCGAACGCTGGATCACCAAGGACAACCGCGAGCACCACGTCCTGGACCGCCCGCGCAACGCTCCCACCCGTACGGCGATCGGCATGGCCGGTTTCACGTTCTACTGCGTCATGTGGGCAGCTGCAAGCTCCGACCTCATCGCCACGCACTTCCACGTGTCGCTGAACGACGTCACCTACTGGCTGCGCGCGCTGTTCTTCCTCGGCCCGATTATCGCTTTCGTCGTGACCAAGCGGGTGGCCCTGGCGCTGCAGCGCAAGGACCGTGAAATCGCGCTGCACGGCCGCGAGACCGGACGTATCGTCCGCCTCCCGCACGGTGAATTCATCGAGGTGCACGCACCGCTCGACGAGTACAAGCGCTACAAGCTTGTTGGCTTCGAGTCGCCCGCACCGATTCCGGCCCAGCCGAACGAGCACGGCGTGGTCACCCGCAAGGAAAACCGCCGCGCGAAGCTGTCCCGCTGGTTCTTCGAGGACCGCGTTGCTCCCGCAACACCTGCCGAGCTGGAAGCCGGCCACGGCCACCATGAAGCAGTTGAAGCCGGCGGGGGACAGAAGACCCTGAGCCACTAG